A DNA window from Actinomadura coerulea contains the following coding sequences:
- a CDS encoding TetR-like C-terminal domain-containing protein, translating to MTRADSGAPADPGPATTRRRGGELEAAIFDAVFAQLEAVGYPGLTMEGVAAAARTGKAALYRRWRSKNELISDALKHVLPEPPTPPETGSVREDMIQILRCLRDTLIACRGAAFRVLKEDSEEGVGLVHDVVRDRLSKPVRDLLYEALREAAARGEIRPETATRQIANVGPAVIVYRNLTEGGPIADDDLASIVDEVLMPIVRP from the coding sequence GTGACCCGTGCCGACTCCGGCGCCCCCGCCGACCCGGGGCCCGCGACCACCCGGCGCCGCGGCGGCGAACTGGAGGCCGCGATCTTCGACGCCGTGTTCGCCCAGCTGGAGGCCGTCGGCTACCCCGGGCTGACGATGGAGGGCGTCGCCGCCGCGGCCCGTACCGGCAAGGCCGCCCTCTACCGGCGCTGGCGCTCCAAGAACGAGCTGATCAGCGACGCGCTCAAGCACGTCCTGCCCGAGCCGCCGACCCCGCCGGAGACCGGCTCGGTGCGCGAGGACATGATCCAGATCCTGCGCTGCCTGCGCGACACGCTGATCGCCTGCCGCGGCGCGGCGTTCCGGGTCCTGAAGGAGGACAGCGAGGAGGGGGTCGGGCTCGTCCACGACGTCGTGCGCGACCGGCTGTCCAAGCCCGTCCGCGACCTGCTCTACGAGGCGCTGCGCGAGGCCGCCGCGCGCGGGGAGATCCGGCCGGAGACCGCGACCCGGCAGATCGCGAACGTGGGCCCGGCCGTGATCGTGTACCGCAACCTCACCGAGGGCGGCCCGATCGCCGACGACGACCTGGCCTCGATCGTCGACGAGGTGCTCATGCCGATCGTGCGCCCCTGA
- a CDS encoding alpha/beta hydrolase family protein, translated as MRSSVPRRLLAAAAVLPLALSACGTSAHATKTAAAAPAAFELPRPTGPHQAVGTTELHLVDAGRADPWVPGRTRELMVSVWYPATRASGPKAPYLRPGVAEELSKVDALGVFKAGTVDWAGARTHAAEGAPADARRARPVVLYSPGFGVPRALGTTIAEELASRGYVVVTVDHTYETAPVEFPGGRVELQRLPPQGPQRLKTGLDARVKDTRLVLDRLAALRAGRNPDAEGRTLPSGLGRSLDLSRVGMFGHSAGGIEAAEAMRTDRRVDAGIDMDGTMQYAENDFVRVAETGLDRPFMLMGAASGGSPQTHLTTPSWGSFWNRSTGWKRDLNVPAASHYSYTDVQAILPALDGALDVPAEHRTALIGTVDPERMTASVRAYVTAFFDRALLGRHRPVLDRPSPRHPDVRFIR; from the coding sequence ATGCGATCATCCGTACCCCGCCGCCTCCTCGCGGCCGCGGCCGTGCTGCCCCTCGCCCTGTCCGCGTGCGGCACCTCCGCCCACGCGACGAAGACCGCCGCCGCCGCGCCCGCCGCGTTCGAACTGCCCCGCCCCACGGGCCCCCACCAGGCCGTCGGGACGACCGAACTGCACCTGGTGGACGCCGGGCGCGCCGACCCGTGGGTGCCCGGCCGGACACGCGAGCTCATGGTCAGCGTCTGGTATCCGGCCACCCGGGCCTCCGGGCCGAAGGCGCCCTACCTGCGTCCCGGCGTGGCCGAGGAGCTCTCGAAGGTCGACGCGCTCGGCGTGTTCAAGGCCGGGACCGTCGACTGGGCCGGCGCCCGGACCCACGCCGCCGAGGGCGCCCCCGCGGACGCGCGGCGCGCGCGGCCCGTCGTCCTGTACTCCCCCGGGTTCGGCGTCCCGCGCGCGCTCGGCACCACGATCGCCGAGGAGCTGGCCAGCCGCGGGTACGTGGTGGTGACCGTGGACCACACCTACGAGACGGCCCCCGTCGAGTTCCCCGGCGGGCGGGTCGAGCTCCAGCGCCTCCCCCCGCAGGGGCCGCAGCGGCTGAAGACCGGGCTGGACGCGCGCGTGAAGGACACCCGCCTCGTCCTCGACCGGCTCGCCGCGCTGCGGGCCGGCCGCAACCCCGACGCCGAGGGGCGGACCCTGCCGAGCGGGCTCGGACGGTCGCTCGACCTGTCCCGGGTCGGCATGTTCGGGCACTCCGCGGGCGGCATCGAGGCGGCCGAGGCCATGCGCACCGACCGGCGGGTGGACGCGGGCATCGACATGGACGGCACCATGCAGTACGCGGAGAACGACTTCGTGCGGGTCGCCGAAACCGGGCTCGACCGCCCGTTCATGCTGATGGGCGCCGCTTCGGGCGGCTCTCCGCAGACGCACCTGACGACCCCGTCCTGGGGATCGTTCTGGAACCGCTCGACCGGGTGGAAGCGCGACCTGAACGTGCCCGCCGCGAGCCACTACTCCTACACCGACGTCCAGGCGATCCTCCCGGCGCTGGACGGCGCGCTCGACGTCCCCGCCGAGCACCGCACCGCCCTCATAGGGACGGTCGACCCCGAACGGATGACGGCGTCGGTGCGGGCCTACGTCACCGCGTTCTTCGACCGGGCGCTGCTCGGGCGGCACCGCCCGGTCCTCGACCGGCCCTCGCCCCGCCACCCGGACGTGCGGTTCATCCGCTGA